In the genome of Xanthobacteraceae bacterium, one region contains:
- a CDS encoding HIT family protein has protein sequence MAEYDNNNIFAKILRGELPAHKVYEDEHTLAFLDIMPRAPGHTLIIPKKPARNLLDIEPESLAHVIKTAKKIAIAGKKAFNADGITLQQFNEAAGGQVVFHLHVHIIPRHKDVAMKPAASQMEKPEVLAEHAKLLKDALAGM, from the coding sequence ATGGCCGAATACGACAACAACAACATCTTCGCGAAAATCCTGCGCGGCGAACTGCCGGCGCACAAGGTTTACGAGGACGAGCACACGCTGGCCTTCCTCGACATCATGCCGCGCGCGCCCGGCCATACGCTCATCATCCCGAAGAAGCCCGCACGCAACCTGCTCGACATCGAACCGGAGTCGCTCGCGCACGTCATCAAGACCGCAAAGAAAATCGCAATTGCCGGAAAGAAGGCATTCAATGCCGACGGCATCACTCTGCAGCAGTTCAACGAAGCCGCAGGCGGCCAGGTCGTGTTTCACCTGCACGTCCACATCATTCCGCGGCACAAGGACGTTGCGATGAAACCGGCCGCAAGCCAGATGGAAAAACCGGAAGTGCTGGCCGAACACGCGAAGCTACTGAAGGACGCGCTCGCGGGAATGTAG
- the clpA gene encoding ATP-dependent Clp protease ATP-binding subunit ClpA, with protein sequence MPTFSRSLENSLHRALALANERRHEYATLEHLLMALIEDQDAAAVMRACNVDLEKLKRNLADYIDGELENLVIEAGDDSKPTAGFQRVIQRAVIHVQSSGREEVTGANVLVAIFAERESHAAYFLQEQEMTRYDAVNYISHGIAKRPGVTDARPVRGAEEEGEAKTGDDPKKKQDALEAYCVNLNKKAKEGKIDPLIGRASEIARTIQVLCRRQKNNPLYVGDPGVGKTAIAEGLARRIVEGDVPDVLKGATVFSLDMGSLLAGTRYRGDFEERLKQVIKELEAHPNAIVFIDEIHTVIGAGATSGGAMDASNLLKPALASGTLRCIGSTTYKEYRQHFEKDRALVRRFQKIDVNEPTPEDAVEILKGLKPYFEDFHKLRYTNDAIKAAVDLSVRYIHDRKLPDKAIDIIDESGAAQMLLADSKRKKTIGIKEIEATVATMARVPPKTVSKDDAEVLANLETGLKNVVFGQDKAITALSAAIKLARAGLREPEKPIGSYLFSGPTGVGKTEVAKQLAQSLGVQLLRFDMSEYMERHTVSRLIGAPPGYVGFDQGGLLTDGVDQNPYCVVLLDEIEKAHPDLFNVLLQVMDHGKLTDHNGKSVNFRNVILVMTTNAGAADMARAAYGFTRSKREGDDAEAINRLFSPEFRNRLDAIIPFAHLSTEIIGQVVEKFVLQLEAQLADRGVTIELSDEAKKWLIERGYDELMGARPMARVIQENVKKPLADEVLFGKLKDGGHVRVIIREEEGQPVLAFDYPEGPVTPKPEKIAGEAKRPRKPSPKKDDDDTGGSGPKPLVNV encoded by the coding sequence TCAGGACGCCGCGGCAGTCATGCGCGCGTGCAACGTCGATCTCGAAAAGCTCAAGCGCAATCTCGCCGACTACATTGACGGCGAACTCGAAAACCTCGTCATTGAAGCAGGCGACGACTCGAAGCCGACTGCCGGCTTCCAGCGCGTGATCCAGCGCGCCGTCATTCACGTGCAGTCGTCGGGCAGGGAAGAGGTTACCGGCGCGAACGTGCTGGTTGCGATCTTCGCCGAGCGCGAAAGCCATGCCGCTTATTTCCTGCAAGAGCAGGAGATGACGCGCTACGACGCGGTGAATTACATCAGCCACGGCATCGCCAAGCGGCCCGGCGTAACCGACGCGCGCCCTGTGCGCGGCGCGGAAGAAGAGGGCGAAGCGAAGACCGGTGACGATCCGAAGAAGAAACAGGACGCGCTCGAAGCCTATTGCGTCAACCTCAACAAGAAGGCGAAGGAAGGCAAGATCGATCCGCTGATCGGCCGCGCCAGCGAAATCGCGCGCACGATTCAGGTGCTCTGCCGCCGCCAGAAGAACAACCCGCTCTATGTCGGCGATCCCGGCGTGGGCAAGACCGCTATCGCGGAAGGTCTCGCGCGGCGCATAGTCGAGGGCGATGTGCCGGACGTGCTGAAAGGCGCGACCGTTTTCTCGCTCGACATGGGTTCACTGCTCGCGGGCACGCGCTATCGCGGCGACTTCGAGGAGCGCCTCAAGCAGGTGATCAAGGAACTCGAAGCGCATCCGAACGCGATCGTGTTCATCGACGAAATCCATACCGTGATCGGTGCCGGTGCTACTTCCGGCGGTGCGATGGATGCGTCGAACCTGCTCAAGCCCGCGCTCGCTTCGGGAACGCTGCGCTGCATCGGCTCGACCACCTACAAGGAATACCGCCAGCACTTCGAGAAGGACCGCGCGCTGGTGCGCCGCTTCCAGAAGATCGACGTCAACGAGCCGACGCCGGAAGACGCGGTGGAAATCCTGAAGGGCCTGAAGCCGTATTTCGAGGACTTCCACAAGCTCCGCTACACCAACGACGCGATCAAGGCGGCGGTCGATCTTTCCGTGCGCTACATCCATGATCGCAAGCTGCCGGACAAGGCGATCGACATCATCGACGAGTCCGGCGCGGCGCAGATGTTGCTCGCGGATTCGAAGCGCAAGAAGACCATCGGCATCAAGGAAATCGAGGCGACGGTCGCGACAATGGCGCGCGTCCCGCCAAAGACGGTTTCCAAGGACGACGCCGAGGTGCTCGCCAATCTCGAAACCGGCCTGAAGAACGTGGTGTTCGGGCAGGACAAGGCGATCACCGCCTTGTCGGCCGCGATCAAGCTCGCACGCGCGGGCCTGCGCGAACCGGAAAAGCCGATCGGCTCGTATCTGTTCTCCGGGCCGACCGGTGTTGGCAAGACGGAAGTTGCGAAGCAGCTTGCGCAGTCGCTTGGCGTGCAACTGCTGCGCTTCGACATGTCGGAATACATGGAGCGGCACACGGTTTCGCGCCTGATCGGCGCGCCTCCGGGGTATGTCGGCTTCGACCAGGGCGGCCTGCTCACCGACGGCGTGGACCAGAACCCGTATTGCGTTGTGCTGCTCGACGAAATCGAGAAGGCGCATCCGGACCTGTTCAACGTGCTCTTGCAGGTCATGGACCATGGCAAGCTGACCGACCACAACGGCAAGTCGGTGAACTTCCGGAACGTCATTCTGGTCATGACCACGAATGCCGGTGCCGCCGACATGGCGCGCGCGGCCTACGGCTTCACGCGCTCGAAGCGGGAAGGCGACGACGCGGAAGCGATCAACCGGCTGTTCTCGCCGGAGTTCCGCAACCGTCTCGACGCGATCATTCCTTTCGCGCATCTCTCGACCGAGATCATCGGTCAGGTGGTCGAGAAGTTCGTACTGCAACTCGAGGCGCAGCTCGCCGACCGCGGCGTGACCATCGAACTTTCCGACGAAGCGAAGAAATGGCTGATTGAACGCGGCTACGACGAACTGATGGGCGCGCGGCCGATGGCCCGTGTGATCCAGGAGAACGTCAAGAAGCCGCTCGCCGACGAGGTGCTGTTCGGCAAGCTGAAAGACGGTGGCCATGTGCGCGTGATCATCCGCGAGGAAGAGGGCCAGCCCGTGCTCGCCTTCGACTATCCGGAAGGTCCGGTTACGCCGAAGCCCGAAAAGATCGCGGGCGAGGCCAAGCGGCCGCGCAAGCCTTCGCCGAAGAAGGATGACGATGACACCGGCGGTTCGGGTCCGAAACCGCTGGTCAACGTCTGA
- a CDS encoding AzlC family ABC transporter permease: protein MTAPENNGATPQQAAPDDDWRHWFWRGVVAALRSVQGIVLFAGFIGFGGLIRDIGFPLGAALLSTVLVWALPAQLLIVGGFTAGSPAAVIALAVGLSSVRFFPIVASLMPTIRGRSGLGTQLLASHLIAVSAWVESIRLMPAIPVNARMAFFMGLSNVFLWGSVLATVAGYLLAGTLPQSLANGLVFLTPISFLLQLIRNARDLVDKSALVFGLALTPVFAQFGGSLDLLWIGAIGGGAAYLIGRWRRARA, encoded by the coding sequence GTGACCGCTCCCGAAAATAACGGCGCCACGCCGCAACAAGCCGCGCCGGACGACGACTGGCGGCACTGGTTCTGGCGCGGCGTAGTGGCGGCGCTGCGCTCCGTGCAGGGCATTGTGCTGTTCGCGGGCTTTATCGGTTTCGGCGGCCTGATCCGCGACATCGGGTTTCCGCTCGGCGCGGCGTTGCTTTCGACCGTGCTGGTCTGGGCCTTGCCCGCGCAGCTTTTGATCGTCGGCGGATTCACGGCGGGCAGTCCCGCGGCGGTGATCGCGCTTGCGGTCGGGCTTTCGTCGGTGCGTTTCTTTCCCATTGTTGCGTCGCTAATGCCGACGATCCGGGGCAGGAGCGGTCTGGGCACGCAACTGCTCGCTTCGCACCTGATCGCGGTCAGTGCGTGGGTGGAAAGCATCCGGCTGATGCCTGCGATCCCGGTGAACGCGCGGATGGCGTTCTTCATGGGACTGTCGAACGTGTTCCTGTGGGGCAGCGTGCTGGCGACCGTCGCAGGCTATCTGCTTGCGGGAACGCTGCCGCAGTCGCTCGCGAACGGTCTCGTATTTCTCACGCCGATTTCGTTTCTGTTGCAGTTGATCCGCAATGCGCGCGACCTCGTGGACAAGTCCGCACTGGTATTCGGCCTCGCGCTGACGCCGGTGTTCGCGCAGTTCGGCGGCTCGCTCGATCTGTTGTGGATCGGTGCAATTGGCGGTGGCGCGGCCTATCTGATCGGCCGCTGGCGGAGGGCGAGGGCGTGA
- a CDS encoding AzlD domain-containing protein — MLYAYLLVILAGFLPTDVFRFAAVLFSRRLDEDSEVLVLVRAVATALLAGVIARLVLFPTGDLANVPLYLRVGAIAAGVIGYFAIRKSVLAGVIVAEIVIIAGGAFVR; from the coding sequence ATGCTCTACGCCTATCTGCTTGTCATCCTCGCGGGCTTCCTGCCGACCGATGTATTCCGCTTTGCCGCCGTCCTGTTTTCGCGACGGCTGGACGAAGACAGCGAAGTGCTGGTGCTGGTGCGCGCGGTTGCGACCGCGCTACTCGCAGGCGTGATCGCGCGGCTCGTTCTGTTCCCGACCGGCGACCTCGCGAACGTGCCGCTTTATCTACGGGTCGGCGCGATTGCGGCGGGGGTGATCGGCTATTTCGCGATCCGGAAATCGGTGCTGGCAGGGGTCATCGTCGCCGAGATCGTGATCATTGCCGGTGGCGCGTTCGTACGCTGA